A single region of the Glycine max cultivar Williams 82 chromosome 20, Glycine_max_v4.0, whole genome shotgun sequence genome encodes:
- the LOC121174338 gene encoding uncharacterized protein, whose product MLVELLKVNVAEARAETIQCHDSYVRLSWLCDVYEMKIEVCHWIVAVRAYLLHLLGCTLFANKSATHVHVVFLDALRDLTQSGGYAWGVAALVNMYDNLNDASKSTTRQLARYITLLQCWIYGYFPSVGSAVPAKDYDERRVWGPLTVIHRPERVIRQFGYIQTILPHPVASSLFVEEIDDRWMQFGEYIALVGQLCAVPGHCSPDYMDWFYMISHPFMSPAQPGDLPRVSPV is encoded by the exons ATGTTGGTGGAATTACTCAAGGTCAACGTTGCAGAGGCGAGAGCTGAGACGATTCAATGTCATGACTCTTATGTTCGACTATCGTGGTTATGTGACGTGTATGAGATGAAGATCGAGGTATGTCACTGGATCGTAGCAGTGCGAGCGTATTTGTTGCATCTGCTTGGATGTACactctttgctaacaagagtgccacACACGTGCACGTGGTATTCTTGGATGCACTACGTGACTTAACGCAGAGTGGGGGTTACGCTTGGGGCGTTGCTGCACTTGTGAAcatgtatgataatttaaatgatgCGTCCAAGAGCACGACGAGACAGCTTGCAAGATATATCACTCTATTACAG tgttGGATCTACGGGTATTTTCCATCCGTTGGTTCCGCTGTTCCTGCCAAGGATTATGATGAGAGGAGAGT ATGGGGCCCCTTAACAGTCATTCATCGACCGGAGAGGGTTATACGACAGTTTGGCTACATCCAGACTATTCTGCCACATCCTGTTGCGTCTTCGCTCTTTGTTGAAGAAATTGATGATAGATGGATGCAGTTTGGTGAGTACATTGCACTTGTAGGGCAATTATGTGCAGTGCCTGGCCACTGTTCGCCAGATTACATGGATTGGTTTTACATGATCTCGCACCCATTCATGAGTCCAGCACAGCCAGGGGATCTTCCTAGAGTTTCGCCGGTTTAG
- the LOC100776541 gene encoding 5-methyltetrahydropteroyltriglutamate--homocysteine methyltransferase 1: protein MYKLSSIQCVAPFTISLCTLSFSSSSLRFSVRATSSRAMASHIVGYPRMGPKRELKFALESFWDGKSSADDLQKVAADLRSAIWKQMADAGIKYIPSNTFSYYDQVLDTTAMLGAVPSRYNWNGGEIGFDVYFSMARGNSSVPAMEMTKWFDTNYHYIVPELGPDVKFSYASHKVVDEYKEAKVLGINTVPVLVGPVSYLLLSKPAKGVEKSFSLLSLIDKILPVYREVVAELKAAGATWIQFDEPTLVKDLNAHQLQAFTHAYAELESSLSGLNVLIETYFADVPAEAYKTLTSLKAVTAYGFDIVRGTKTLDLIKQGFPSGKFLFAGVVDGRNIWANNFASSLNTLQALGDIVGNDKVVVSTSCSLLHTAVDLVNETKLDQEIKSWLAFAAQKVVEVNALAKALSGQKDEVFFSANAAALASRKSSPRVINEAVQKAAAALKGSDHRRATNVSARLDAQQKKLNLSVLPTTTIGSFPQTADLRRVRREFKANKISEEDYIRFIKEEIYNVVKLQEELDIDVLVHGEPERNDMVEYFGEQLSGFAFTANGWVQSYGSRCVKPPIIYGDVSRPKPMTVFWSSTAQSLTKRPMKGMLTGPVTILNWSFVRDDQPRFETCYQIALAIKDEVEDLEKAGITVIQIDEAALREGLPLRKSEEAFYLNWAVHSFRITNCGVEDTTQIHTHMCYSNFNDIIHSIIDMDADVITIENSRSDEKLLSVFREGVKYGAGIGPGVYDIHSPRIPPTEEIADRINKMLAVLESSILWVNPDCGLKTRKYTEVKPALTNMVAAAKLIRNQL from the exons ATGTACAAACTCTCCTCTATTCAGTGTGTGGCGCCGTTTACGATCTCACTCTGCACTCTctccttctcatcctcttcTCTTCGCTTCTCTGTTCGTGCCACTTCTTCTCG AGCAATGGCATCTCATATTGTTGGTTATCCACGCATGGGACCCAAGAGAGAACTTAAGTTTGCTTTGGAATCTTTTTGGGATGGAAAGAGTAGTGCTGATGATCTGCAGAAGGTTGCTGCTGACCTTAGGTCAGCCATCTGGAAGCAGATGGCTGATGCTGGAATAAAGTATATTCCTAGCAACACTTTCTCATACTATGATCAAGTACTGGACACAACAGCCATGCTTGGGGCAGTTCCATCTAGATATAATTGGAATGGTGGGGAGATTGGGTTTGATGTTTACTTCTCGATGGCAAGAGGGAATTCATCTGTACCAGCTATGGAAATGACCAAGTGGTTTGACACAAACTA TCATTACATTGTTCCTGAATTGGGTCCAGATGTTAAGTTCTCCTATGCATCACACAAGGTTGTGGATGAATACAAAGAGGCTAAAGTT CTGGGAATTAATACTGTACCTGTGCTTGTGGGACCTGTTTCTTACTTGTTGCTGTCAAAACCAGCTAAGGGTGTTGAGAAGTCATTTTCCCTTCTTTCCCTAATTGACAAGATCCTTCCTGTCTACAG GGAAGTTGTGGCTGAACTGAAGGCAGCTGGTGCTACTTGGATCCAGTTTGATGAACCTACCCTTGTGAAGGATCTCAATGCCCACCAGTTACAAGCATTTACCCATGCCTACGCAGAGTTAGAGTCAAGTTTATCTGGTTTGAATGTTCTGATTGAGACATACTTTGCTGATGTCCCTGCTGAAGCGTACAAAACACTCACCTCTTTGAAGGCTGTTACTGCATATGGGTTTGACATTGTTCGTGGAACAAAGACCCTTGATTTGATAAAGCAAGGATTTCCATCTGGAAAATTTCTTTTTGCTGGTGTTGTTGATGGAAGAAATATTTGGGCCAATAATTTTGCATCTTCTCTGAACACCCTTCAGGCACTTGGAGACATTGTTGGAAATG ACAAGGTTGTGGTTTCCACGTCGTGTTCTCTTCTTCACACTGCAGTTGATCTGGTGAATGAGACCAAATTGGACCAAGAGATTAAGTCTTGGCTTGCATTTGCAGCACAAAAAGTTGTTGAAGTAAATGCCTTGGCCAAGGCATTGTCTGGACAGAAGGATGAG GTTTTCTTTTCTGCTAATGCTGCTGCCTTGGCTTCAAGGAAGTCCTCCCCAAGGGTGATAAATGAGGCTGTCCAAAAAGCC gcTGCTGCTCTGAAGGGCTCTGATCATCGGAGGGCCACAAATGTTAGTGCCAGGTTGGATGCTCAACAGAAGAAATTGAATCTTTCTGTTCTTCCAACAACTACAATTGGATCTTTCCCTCAAACTGCCGATCTTAGAAGAGTTCGTCGTGAATTCAAGGCTAACAA GATCTCCGAGGAAGATTATATCCGTTTCATTAAGGAGGAAATTTACAATGTTGTAAAGCTCCAGGAAGAACTTGACATTGATGTCTTGGTGCATGGAGAGCCCGAG AGGAATGACATGGTTGAGTACTTTGGAGAGCAATTATCTGGCTTTGCATTTACTGCCAATGGGTGGGTGCAATCATATGGATCCCGCTGTGTCAAACCTCCCATCATCTATGGTGATGTGAGCCGTCCCAAGCCCATGACAGTTTTCTGGTCTTCAACTGCTCAAAGTTTGACCAAACGACCAATGAAGGGAATGCTTACTGGCCCTGTTACTATTCTGAACTGGTCCTTTGTTAGAGATGACCAACCAAG ATTTGAAACATGTTACCAGATTGCTTTGGCTATCAAGGATGAGGTTGAGGATCTTGAGAAAGCTGGTATTACTGTCATCCAGATTGATGAGGCTGCTCTAAGAGAAGGTTTACCTCTGAGGAAGTCTGAGGAGGCTTTCTATCTAAACTGGGCTGTTCACTCATTTAGGATTACCAACTGTGGTGTGGAGGACACTACTCAG ATTCACACTCACATGTGCTACTCCAACTTCAATGACATCATTCACTCAATCATAGACATGGATGCTGATGTGATCACCATTGAGAACTCCAGATCAGATGAGAAGTTACTTTCGGTCTTCCGTGAGGGAGTGAAATATGGTGCCGGCATTGGTCCTGGCGTTTATGATATTCACTCACCCAGGATTCCTCCCACAGAAGAAATTGCTGACAGGATCAACAAGATGCTTGCAGTTCTTGAAAGCAGCATTCTCTGGGTCAACCCAGATTGTGGCCTTAAGACACGCAAATACACTGAGGTCAAACCTGCCCTCACCAATATGGTTGCTGCTGCCAAACTTATTCGCAACCAGTTATAG